One window from the genome of Candidatus Didemnitutus sp. encodes:
- a CDS encoding dihydrodipicolinate synthase family protein, protein MKTFPHDGVIVPLVTPATADGRLDEFGAERLVAHVAGHGCGLLIAGTTGEVASLPDAVRRRFVEIAVRVSAGRVPVLACVAHNCLADSVALAREHLRIGADAVVGMLPNYFKLEPAEMQRYFEQLAAATPGPLYLYNIPATVGMSIPLDVFAALSARENIVGLKDSEATPGRKEALAERFAGRADFALFMGAAAHSTAALRIGFRGFVPSSGNLRPDLAAQLFAAARAGDWPRAEQLQRDSDAVTAVYQKGRTLGQSLAALKAALDLQGICGSAMFSPLAPLSSAARTGLRAELDSLSCPPCPACR, encoded by the coding sequence ATGAAGACCTTTCCTCACGACGGTGTCATCGTCCCGTTGGTCACTCCGGCCACCGCGGACGGTCGCCTCGACGAATTCGGCGCCGAGCGTCTCGTCGCCCACGTCGCCGGCCACGGCTGCGGCCTGCTCATCGCCGGCACGACCGGCGAAGTCGCCTCGCTGCCCGACGCCGTGCGTCGCCGCTTCGTCGAGATCGCCGTGCGCGTCTCCGCCGGCCGCGTCCCCGTGCTCGCGTGCGTCGCGCACAACTGCCTCGCGGACAGTGTCGCCCTCGCACGCGAACACCTCCGCATCGGCGCCGACGCCGTCGTCGGCATGCTGCCCAACTACTTCAAACTCGAGCCCGCCGAGATGCAGCGCTACTTCGAGCAACTCGCCGCCGCGACGCCCGGTCCGCTTTATCTCTACAACATTCCCGCGACCGTCGGCATGTCGATCCCGCTCGATGTTTTCGCCGCGCTCTCCGCGCGCGAAAACATCGTCGGCCTGAAGGACTCCGAGGCCACGCCCGGCCGCAAGGAGGCGCTCGCCGAGCGCTTCGCGGGGCGCGCCGACTTCGCCCTCTTCATGGGCGCCGCCGCGCACAGCACCGCCGCGTTGCGGATCGGTTTTCGGGGCTTCGTGCCCAGCTCCGGCAACCTCCGTCCCGATCTCGCCGCCCAACTCTTCGCCGCGGCGCGCGCCGGCGACTGGCCCCGGGCGGAGCAACTGCAGCGCGACTCGGATGCGGTCACCGCCGTCTATCAGAAAGGCCGCACGCTCGGCCAATCCCTCGCCGCGTTGAAGGCGGCGTTGGACTTGCAGGGCATCTGCGGCTCCGCGATGTTCTCTCCGCTCGCCCCTCTTTCCTCCGCGGCCCGCACCGGCCTGCGCGCCGAACTCGACTCCCTCTCCTGCCCGCCATGCCCCGCCTGCCGCTGA
- a CDS encoding four-carbon acid sugar kinase family protein, giving the protein MPRLPLIVIADDLTGAAELAALAHQAGLRAVVLTEPPRRAVPADVIVCDSGTRLASPAAAARAVKLLARRLRAIPNGGIFKKVDSVLRGNVMVEIEACMEVFGLERTLLVPCNPSLGRSINNGRYYIAGVPLHKTPFAREPHHPRKTCLVDRLLADGTSAVKCHHPAEELPRAGVSVGEASSPADVALWASRLDAGTFPAGGADFFRMWLQHLRVGKRIAPAPPPRMRATLMLSGTATPTDPVTPLPGPALALDPVKLPKPGPLAAAAFAHLRAGKMVSVFIQAKPKGGKGSSPAINRIFLHLIRRLRPTKAFDHVLIAGGTTTALVLESLDWHRLEVVHVWGPGVVTLRPIEAPAILVTTKPGSYQWPVNLRRHFSAPVELAAG; this is encoded by the coding sequence ATGCCCCGCCTGCCGCTGATCGTCATCGCCGACGACCTTACCGGCGCCGCCGAACTCGCGGCGCTGGCCCACCAAGCCGGCCTGCGCGCCGTGGTGCTCACCGAGCCGCCGCGCCGCGCCGTCCCGGCCGACGTCATCGTGTGCGACAGCGGCACGCGCCTCGCCTCTCCCGCCGCCGCCGCCCGCGCCGTCAAGCTGCTGGCCCGTCGCCTGCGCGCCATCCCGAACGGCGGCATCTTCAAGAAAGTCGACTCTGTCCTCCGCGGCAACGTCATGGTCGAGATCGAGGCCTGCATGGAAGTGTTCGGGCTCGAGCGCACGCTGCTCGTGCCGTGCAATCCGTCGCTCGGCCGCAGTATCAACAACGGCCGCTACTACATCGCCGGCGTGCCGCTGCACAAAACGCCCTTCGCCCGCGAGCCGCATCATCCGCGCAAAACTTGCCTCGTCGACCGCCTCCTCGCGGACGGCACCTCCGCCGTGAAGTGCCACCACCCCGCCGAGGAGTTGCCACGCGCCGGCGTGAGCGTGGGCGAGGCCAGCAGCCCCGCCGATGTCGCACTCTGGGCCTCGCGCCTCGACGCCGGGACCTTCCCCGCTGGCGGCGCGGATTTCTTCCGCATGTGGCTCCAGCATCTGCGCGTGGGCAAGCGCATCGCGCCCGCCCCGCCGCCGCGCATGCGGGCGACACTCATGCTGAGTGGCACCGCGACCCCGACCGATCCGGTCACGCCGCTGCCGGGTCCCGCCCTCGCGCTCGATCCCGTCAAGCTGCCGAAGCCCGGCCCGCTCGCCGCCGCCGCGTTCGCCCACTTGCGCGCCGGCAAAATGGTATCCGTCTTCATCCAGGCCAAGCCCAAGGGCGGCAAAGGCTCCTCGCCGGCCATCAACCGGATCTTCCTCCACCTCATCCGCCGCCTCCGCCCCACGAAAGCGTTCGACCACGTGCTCATCGCCGGCGGCACCACCACCGCGCTCGTGCTCGAATCGCTCGACTGGCACCGTCTCGAAGTCGTCCACGTCTGGGGCCCGGGCGTCGTGACGCTGCGCCCCATCGAGGCGCCCGCGATTCTCGTGACGACGAAACCGGGCAGTTACCAATGGCCGGTCAATCTGCGCCGGCATTTCTCCGCCCCCGTGGAGCTCGCCGCCGGATGA
- a CDS encoding iron-containing alcohol dehydrogenase, whose protein sequence is MNDARPITLLQPARIAFGAGCTANAALEFSRGQHRRAVIVTTGALAPAAESLAATLRGADIVAEIFVEPATEPTVASCEDLRRRTRAAQPDVVYALGGGSVLDVAKLAAALHDRDEPVENFFGSGLVPPRHTALACLPTTAGTGSEVSPNALLLDESAQAKKAVISPVLVPDIAIVDPELMRSLPPALTATTGIDALAHCLEAYASLSAHPVVDHYALEGVRLIAAHLPRAVADGNDMAARAAVALGSLYGGLCLGPVNTNGVHALAYPLGGEHHLPHGLSIALLLPHVVAFNCSALPERHAALARALGAPDRTDAASTAAQLPERLHALLAACRVPLGLQRHDIPRHRLTHLAEAGLLVTRLLKNNPRPVSRADAIAIYEAAYYA, encoded by the coding sequence ATGAACGACGCCCGGCCCATCACATTGCTCCAGCCCGCCCGGATCGCATTCGGCGCCGGCTGCACCGCGAACGCCGCGCTCGAGTTTTCCCGCGGGCAACATCGCCGCGCCGTTATCGTCACCACCGGCGCACTCGCGCCCGCCGCCGAGTCGCTCGCGGCCACTCTGCGCGGCGCCGACATCGTTGCGGAAATTTTCGTCGAACCGGCGACCGAGCCTACCGTCGCCAGCTGCGAGGACCTGCGGCGCCGCACCCGCGCCGCACAGCCTGACGTCGTCTACGCGCTCGGCGGCGGCAGCGTGCTCGACGTCGCGAAGCTCGCCGCCGCGCTGCACGATCGCGACGAACCGGTGGAAAATTTCTTCGGCAGCGGCCTCGTCCCGCCGCGACACACCGCCCTGGCCTGCCTCCCGACCACCGCCGGCACCGGCAGCGAGGTCTCTCCCAACGCTCTCCTCCTCGATGAATCCGCACAGGCCAAGAAGGCCGTCATCAGCCCGGTCCTCGTGCCCGACATCGCCATCGTCGATCCGGAGCTGATGCGCTCGCTCCCGCCGGCGCTTACGGCGACGACCGGCATCGACGCGCTCGCCCACTGTCTCGAAGCTTACGCGAGTCTCTCCGCCCATCCCGTCGTCGACCACTATGCGTTGGAAGGCGTGCGCCTGATCGCCGCGCATCTCCCGCGTGCCGTCGCCGACGGCAACGACATGGCCGCGCGCGCCGCGGTCGCGCTCGGCAGCCTTTACGGCGGCCTCTGCCTCGGTCCGGTCAACACGAACGGCGTGCACGCGCTCGCCTACCCGCTCGGCGGTGAACATCACCTGCCGCACGGCCTGTCCATCGCACTGCTGCTGCCGCACGTCGTCGCGTTCAACTGCTCCGCGCTGCCCGAACGGCACGCGGCGCTCGCCCGCGCGCTCGGCGCGCCCGACCGCACCGACGCCGCGTCGACCGCCGCCCAATTACCCGAGCGCCTCCACGCGCTGCTCGCCGCGTGCCGCGTGCCGCTGGGCCTCCAGCGCCACGACATTCCCCGCCACCGTCTCACGCACCTCGCGGAGGCCGGATTGCTCGTCACGCGTCTGCTGAAGAACAATCCGCGTCCCGTTTCGCGCGCCGACGCCATCGCCATCTACGAAGCCGCCTACTACGCATGA